In the Pontibacillus yanchengensis genome, one interval contains:
- a CDS encoding acyl-CoA dehydrogenase, with amino-acid sequence MNFQLTEEQEMLRKMVRDFAKNEVEPTAAERDEEERFDREIFDQMAELGLTGIPWPEEYGGIGSDFVSYVIAVEELSRVCASTGVTLSAHISLASWPLYKYGNEEQKKTFLYQLAQGEKLGAYALSEPGAGSDVASMKTMAKKDGDHYVLNGNKVWITNGGVGDIYIVFAKTDADANHKGISAFIVEKGTPGFTFGKKEKKLGIRSSPTTELIFEDCKIPASNLLGNEGDGFKIAMTTLDGGRNGIAAQALGISQGALDAAVGYAKEREQFGKPIAQNQGISFKLADMATDIESARLLTYQAAWLESEGKPYGKASAMSKLFAGDAAMRITTEAVQVFGGYGYTKDYPVERYMRDAKITQIYEGTNEIQRLVIGRMLTKE; translated from the coding sequence ATGAATTTTCAATTAACAGAAGAGCAAGAGATGCTTCGTAAAATGGTCCGTGATTTTGCTAAGAATGAAGTAGAACCAACAGCTGCCGAGCGAGATGAGGAAGAACGCTTTGATCGCGAAATTTTTGACCAAATGGCTGAATTAGGACTTACTGGGATTCCATGGCCGGAAGAGTATGGTGGAATTGGTTCGGACTTTGTGAGTTACGTTATTGCGGTAGAAGAGCTTTCAAGGGTATGTGCTTCAACAGGTGTAACGCTATCCGCTCACATCTCATTAGCAAGCTGGCCACTATACAAATACGGAAATGAAGAGCAGAAAAAGACATTTCTATATCAATTAGCTCAAGGAGAAAAACTTGGTGCGTATGCGTTGTCAGAGCCAGGTGCTGGTTCAGACGTAGCTTCCATGAAAACGATGGCCAAAAAAGATGGCGACCACTATGTCCTTAATGGGAATAAAGTTTGGATTACGAATGGCGGGGTTGGCGATATTTACATTGTGTTCGCCAAGACCGATGCGGACGCTAACCATAAAGGCATTAGTGCATTTATCGTTGAAAAAGGAACGCCAGGATTTACGTTTGGAAAGAAAGAGAAGAAGCTTGGTATCCGTTCTTCTCCAACAACAGAACTTATTTTCGAAGATTGTAAGATTCCAGCGTCCAACCTACTTGGAAACGAAGGAGATGGCTTTAAGATTGCCATGACTACGCTGGATGGTGGCCGTAATGGTATTGCAGCTCAAGCTTTGGGGATCTCTCAAGGTGCGCTAGATGCGGCTGTTGGCTATGCCAAGGAACGGGAACAATTCGGAAAACCAATCGCACAAAATCAAGGTATTTCCTTTAAGCTAGCGGATATGGCAACAGATATTGAATCAGCTCGTTTATTAACCTATCAAGCTGCATGGCTAGAATCAGAAGGGAAGCCATATGGAAAAGCTTCCGCAATGTCGAAGCTATTTGCCGGAGATGCAGCGATGCGCATTACAACCGAGGCAGTGCAAGTATTCGGGGGATATGGCTATACAAAAGATTACCCAGTTGAACGGTATATGCGTGATGCGAAAATCACTCAAATCTACGAAGGTACAAATGAAATTCAACGTCTTGTTATTGGTCGAATGCTTACGAAAGAGTAG
- the meaB gene encoding methylmalonyl Co-A mutase-associated GTPase MeaB, producing the protein MHELAERIQQRNLRALARAITLIENDDPDKLDLLSDLFSIQKQAHYIGITGSPGAGKSSLVNRMISFLRAQDLTVAVIAVDPTSPFSGGALLGDRVRMNDHFTDPGVFIRSMATRGSLGGLSRATKDTIRVCDAYGFDVILVETVGVGQSELDIMKVVDTTSVVLTPNSGDVLQIFKAGIMEIADLFIINKADLPGVRKLKTQLEEFMMISNSKGWQAPIVQTVSTENKGIEMLWEEMKRHRTYLYETNLGKEQRKKQLVHEVYDLMREELWQSIEDFVESDNTKREQLENVDADPYQMAKNWLEEWKQGGG; encoded by the coding sequence ATGCACGAGCTTGCTGAACGAATCCAACAACGAAACCTGCGAGCATTAGCAAGAGCCATCACTCTTATTGAAAATGATGATCCTGACAAACTGGATTTACTGAGTGATTTATTTTCGATACAAAAGCAGGCTCATTACATTGGCATAACAGGATCGCCTGGTGCCGGAAAGAGTTCGCTTGTGAATCGGATGATTTCTTTTTTACGTGCTCAAGATCTTACGGTGGCCGTCATAGCTGTCGACCCAACAAGCCCATTTAGTGGTGGAGCGTTATTGGGCGATCGGGTACGCATGAATGACCACTTTACGGATCCAGGAGTGTTTATCAGGAGCATGGCGACAAGAGGGAGTCTAGGAGGATTATCTCGAGCTACTAAAGATACCATTCGTGTCTGTGATGCATACGGATTTGATGTCATTTTAGTGGAAACAGTTGGTGTAGGACAGTCAGAACTAGACATTATGAAAGTAGTCGATACAACTTCTGTAGTGCTCACGCCGAATAGTGGCGACGTCTTGCAGATTTTCAAGGCAGGCATTATGGAAATTGCTGACTTATTTATTATCAACAAAGCGGACCTACCTGGTGTGCGAAAATTAAAGACCCAGCTCGAGGAGTTTATGATGATTAGTAACTCCAAAGGTTGGCAAGCACCCATCGTCCAAACCGTATCTACAGAAAACAAGGGGATAGAAATGCTATGGGAAGAGATGAAGCGGCATCGAACGTATCTATACGAAACGAATCTTGGCAAAGAACAGCGGAAAAAGCAACTCGTTCATGAAGTGTATGACCTGATGAGAGAAGAGTTGTGGCAATCGATTGAAGATTTTGTTGAAAGCGATAACACAAAACGTGAGCAGTTGGAGAACGTAGATGCTGACCCTTATCAAATGGCGAAGAATTGGTTAGAGGAGTGGAAGCAAGGGGGAGGTTGA
- a CDS encoding TetR/AcrR family transcriptional regulator: MKKVPSSIKDEKLIKMRRDQMIKGAVALFKEKGFHKTTTREIAKASGFSIGTLYEYIRTKEDVLFLVCDFIYEHVKERMESIIDMNDTNTHSLKGAIRAYFQLMDEMQDEVVVMYQEVKSLSKEAQEYVLQKERDMLNLLEHVIRHSLPEPLSDLDMELTANNIFVQGQMWGFRRWMLHKHFTIESYTERQMHFLFQGLPIPEKA; this comes from the coding sequence ATGAAAAAAGTACCCTCATCAATCAAAGACGAGAAGCTCATAAAAATGCGTCGTGATCAAATGATCAAAGGTGCCGTAGCTTTATTTAAAGAAAAAGGATTTCACAAAACAACAACACGAGAGATTGCCAAAGCTTCTGGATTTAGCATTGGCACCCTATACGAATACATTCGAACGAAGGAAGATGTTTTGTTTCTTGTATGTGATTTTATTTATGAGCATGTAAAAGAGCGGATGGAAAGCATCATTGATATGAATGACACCAACACACATAGCTTGAAAGGTGCGATTCGAGCTTATTTTCAGCTTATGGATGAGATGCAGGATGAAGTCGTCGTCATGTATCAGGAAGTGAAATCCTTATCGAAGGAAGCACAGGAGTATGTGTTACAAAAAGAGCGAGATATGTTGAACTTACTTGAACATGTTATTCGTCATAGCTTGCCAGAACCACTTTCTGACCTCGACATGGAACTGACTGCTAACAACATTTTCGTTCAAGGACAAATGTGGGGCTTTCGCCGTTGGATGCTACATAAGCATTTTACGATCGAGAGCTACACCGAAAGACAAATGCATTTCTTATTTCAGGGGCTACCGATTCCTGAAAAAGCTTAA